Proteins encoded together in one Rhizobacter sp. J219 window:
- a CDS encoding MotA/TolQ/ExbB proton channel family protein: MNAADSSLGFAHFISQSDVVGKTLLAILVLMSVVSWAIIAIKGLTLLARKKRSEAFLSFFWNASSLDAVASEIVTHGANDPFSHLTSHAMSARAHHAKYGAAKLEEAGSAGDFVTRTIKKVLDEETTRLENGLAMLATVGATAPFVGLFGTVWGVYHALVAIGMSGAGTLDKVAGPVGEALIMTGLGLAVAIPAVMGYNWLTRANRVILSKLDAFAYELHTFVSMGQPLSGEVVPLRGSVGQQTRAA; this comes from the coding sequence GTGAACGCAGCTGACAGCTCGCTGGGCTTTGCCCATTTCATCTCGCAGAGCGATGTGGTCGGCAAGACCTTGCTCGCGATCCTCGTGCTGATGTCGGTGGTCTCGTGGGCCATCATCGCGATCAAGGGCCTGACCCTGCTCGCGCGCAAGAAACGCAGCGAAGCGTTTCTCTCCTTCTTCTGGAATGCGAGCTCGCTCGACGCGGTGGCCTCCGAGATCGTGACGCATGGTGCCAACGACCCGTTCTCGCACCTCACCAGCCACGCGATGAGCGCCCGCGCGCACCACGCCAAGTACGGCGCCGCCAAGCTCGAGGAAGCCGGCTCGGCCGGCGACTTCGTCACCCGCACGATCAAGAAGGTGCTCGACGAAGAAACCACGCGCCTGGAAAACGGCCTGGCCATGCTGGCCACCGTCGGCGCCACGGCGCCCTTCGTTGGCCTCTTTGGCACGGTGTGGGGCGTGTACCACGCGCTGGTGGCGATCGGCATGAGCGGCGCGGGCACGCTCGACAAGGTGGCCGGCCCGGTAGGCGAGGCGCTGATCATGACCGGCCTCGGCCTCGCGGTCGCGATCCCCGCGGTGATGGGCTACAACTGGCTCACCCGCGCCAACCGCGTGATCCTCTCCAAGCTCGACGCCTTCGCCTACGAGCTGCACACCTTCGTGTCGATGGGGCAGCCGCTCTCGGGTGAGGTGGTGCCGCTGCGCGGAAGCGTCGGTCAGCAGACCCGCGCCGCCTGA
- a CDS encoding energy transducer TonB: protein MPLTAAPDALPDPLALAARRVPVQRRDGLSRAQYRAVVAAIAAVHVMGIYGILQVPAVRASVLEAAPIFVDLLAPPAPPVPAPPPPPPLKPVLKRPEPPLITTAPSPAPAPFEAAPAPEVPVPPAPVVAEAPTAPPAPPAPPPPPKIIPAEAVQYLVRPVGEYPRMSIRMGETGLVMVRVYIDEGGMPRQVVVEKSSGFPRLDEAAVVAVRGARFKPYLFNGAPTAGWARIPIPFELEK, encoded by the coding sequence ATGCCCCTCACCGCTGCACCCGATGCATTGCCCGATCCGCTCGCGCTGGCGGCGCGGCGCGTGCCCGTGCAGCGACGTGATGGCCTGAGCCGCGCGCAGTACCGCGCGGTCGTGGCGGCGATTGCCGCGGTCCATGTGATGGGCATCTACGGCATCCTGCAGGTGCCCGCGGTGCGCGCCTCGGTGCTCGAAGCCGCGCCCATCTTCGTGGACCTGCTGGCCCCGCCCGCACCGCCCGTGCCGGCGCCCCCTCCGCCGCCGCCGCTGAAGCCGGTGCTCAAGCGGCCCGAGCCCCCGCTGATCACCACGGCGCCCTCGCCCGCGCCGGCGCCGTTCGAGGCGGCACCCGCGCCCGAGGTGCCGGTGCCGCCGGCGCCGGTGGTGGCCGAAGCCCCGACCGCGCCGCCCGCCCCACCGGCTCCGCCGCCCCCACCCAAGATCATTCCGGCCGAAGCGGTGCAGTACCTCGTGCGCCCGGTGGGCGAATACCCGCGCATGTCGATCCGCATGGGCGAGACCGGCCTGGTGATGGTGCGTGTCTACATCGACGAGGGCGGCATGCCGCGCCAGGTGGTCGTCGAGAAGTCGTCCGGCTTTCCGCGCCTGGACGAAGCGGCGGTGGTTGCGGTGCGCGGCGCCCGCTTCAAGCCCTACCTCTTCAATGGCGCGCCCACCGCGGGCTGGGCGCGCATCCCGATTCCTTTCGAACTGGAGAAGTGA
- a CDS encoding alpha-2-macroglobulin: MHRLKIATRRACVALLTGGLAVAAQAASVTGVTPQGDVAQVRQVVVKFSEAVVPFGDLRQPDPFNLACEGPVPKGAGRWSDERVWLYDFQEPVPPGTRCTLKARSEWKPLKGTLTGSTNYSFSTGGPAVSATQPYAGAQIEEDQHFLLRLTGPVVESSVLAHARCEIEGIGERVPVRIITGTARDEVLKARRLQKDAARWLLLACQRPLPVDTPVRLVWGAGIASLANPQVVTRTEQRYSFRVRKPFTAEFSCERERAEAPCLPIRPMSLRFSSPVPRATAEAVRLKPASGAALKPQFDKDDTSVEVSEVRFPSPLPEAASFMVELPREVKDAAGRTLANAGSFPLKVATGDAPPIAKFAAAPFGVIEHEAESMLPVTLRHVQGDLRPGAASGSLRIKTLRNDAEIRSWYLRLDNAHQRERQSREESLLSKAPDVKRLDLPKLQGGDPRPFEVVGIPLPEPGYHVVEVESQRLGESLLDKKAPMYVRTGVLVTNLGVHFKLGRENSLVFVTTLDRGRPVPEAEVAVYSCTGARVWSGRTDAEGLARIGQPIVQHNTGCDTDGSGDFFVTARKPNAKGATDLAFVFSSWQKGVEPWRFNHPTSLDPQPDQRAHTVFDRTLLRAGETVSMKHFMRRETSAGLAMLPPAELPTRLKIVHQGSGQEFVQPLRWNGARSASSSWNIPAAAKLGVYEVVLERENVKDDTTRRVWTSGSFRVEEFRLPLVDARVSGPKTVAVAPKELPIGVQLNYFSGGGMGQAPARLTALLRPRSSGMPGYDEFSFEPPRETNRDDEEPRLEQGRLVADKLPLTTDRNGAATVTLKELPPITRASELVTELTFNDPNGEVQTASTRVALWPSAVVLGLKTGSWASNRGRVLFQALALDTSGKPIKGQKVEVRGRLAQVISTRKRMVGGFYAYDNRTEVKDLGVLCSGSSDDRGLVLCDAALDSAGQVELIAQAKDGNGHLAQAASSVWVTRQGELWFAQDNDDRIDVLPEKKSYQPGETARLQVRMPFREATALVSVEREGVLSTQVVTLRGDDPTVELKIDKTWGPNVYVSVLALRGRIREVPWYSFFTWGWKEPINWVRSFWYEGREYQAPTAMVDLSKPAFKLGVAALDVGIAAHKLQVTVTPDKPQYTVRQKAMARVKVVKDGKPLAGAEVAFAAVDEGLLALKPNDSWDLLHALIQQRAWGVETATGQSEIIGRRHYGRKAVAAGGGGGKNPTRELFDTLLLWKDRVVLDGNGEAVIEVPINDSLTSFSLVAIADAGVQQFGTGSASIRVTQDLQLLPGLPPLVREGDQFSAILTLRNTTSREMKVRATLQGTARVGDDIARTPIALAPQEVVIPAGSAKELSWGVAVPPEALSIAWEATADGLGGDKARDRVRVTQLVSAAVPVRVLQATLQQLDGPVSMPVAAPADALPESGVKRGGLNVAVQPRLTGALPGIRRYFETYPFICLEQKASKAIGLKDAKLWATVANTLPTYLDSDGLASYFPPRADDGPRGSDRLTAYLIAATHEAGFELPSSAQALMLDGLTAFVEGRIERKFWSPRADLDVRKLAALEALSRHGRAQPKMLGSINLTPNLWPTAAVIDWLNILQRVKGIPEQAKLLEEAQQILRGRLTYAGTTLRFSNEEGDFWWWLMDSADANAARLILAVLDEPGWKDDLPRMVVGSLGRQRGGAWLTTTANLWGSLALDKFATKFESVKIAGSTIASVEGSKPASIDWARQPEGGAALLAWPERPGTLHVAQQGSGKPWLTVQSLAAIPLKAPLRAGYSITRSVSAVEQKDKSKWSRGDVMRVRLEVDAQSDMTWVVVSDPVPGGATLLGSGLGRDSTIATSGEKRSGTAWPAFEERSFEAFRSYFDYLPKGKHVIEYTVRLNNGGKFSLPPSRVEAMYAPESFGELPNAALEVAP; the protein is encoded by the coding sequence ATGCACCGCTTGAAGATCGCCACCCGTCGCGCCTGCGTGGCGCTGCTCACCGGCGGCCTGGCCGTCGCGGCCCAGGCGGCCAGCGTCACGGGCGTGACCCCGCAGGGCGACGTGGCGCAGGTGCGCCAGGTCGTCGTCAAATTCTCCGAAGCCGTGGTGCCTTTTGGCGACCTGCGGCAACCCGACCCCTTCAACCTCGCCTGCGAAGGCCCGGTGCCCAAGGGCGCCGGCCGCTGGTCGGACGAGCGGGTGTGGCTCTACGACTTCCAGGAGCCGGTGCCGCCCGGCACACGCTGCACGCTGAAAGCCCGCAGCGAGTGGAAGCCGCTGAAGGGCACGCTCACCGGCAGCACGAACTACAGCTTCAGCACCGGCGGGCCTGCGGTCAGCGCGACGCAGCCGTATGCCGGCGCGCAGATCGAGGAAGACCAGCACTTCCTGCTGCGCCTCACCGGCCCCGTGGTCGAGTCGTCGGTCCTCGCCCACGCCCGCTGCGAGATCGAAGGCATCGGCGAGCGTGTGCCCGTGCGCATCATCACCGGCACCGCGCGCGACGAGGTGCTGAAAGCGCGCCGCCTGCAGAAAGACGCCGCGCGCTGGCTGCTCCTCGCCTGCCAGCGCCCGCTTCCGGTCGACACCCCGGTGCGCCTGGTGTGGGGTGCGGGCATCGCGTCGCTCGCCAACCCGCAGGTGGTCACGCGCACCGAGCAGCGCTACAGCTTCCGTGTGCGCAAGCCCTTCACGGCCGAGTTCAGCTGCGAACGCGAGCGGGCCGAGGCGCCCTGCCTGCCGATCCGGCCGATGTCGCTTCGCTTCTCGTCGCCGGTGCCGCGCGCCACCGCCGAAGCGGTGCGCCTGAAGCCCGCCTCGGGCGCGGCGCTCAAGCCGCAGTTCGACAAGGACGACACCTCGGTGGAGGTGAGCGAGGTCCGCTTTCCCTCGCCCTTGCCCGAGGCGGCCAGCTTCATGGTCGAGCTGCCGCGCGAGGTCAAAGACGCGGCCGGCCGCACGCTGGCCAACGCGGGCAGCTTTCCGCTCAAGGTGGCCACCGGCGATGCGCCGCCGATCGCGAAGTTCGCCGCTGCGCCTTTCGGTGTGATCGAGCACGAGGCCGAGTCCATGCTGCCGGTGACGCTGCGCCACGTGCAGGGCGACCTGCGGCCCGGTGCGGCGTCGGGTTCGTTGCGCATCAAGACGCTGCGCAACGACGCCGAGATCCGCAGCTGGTACCTCCGGCTCGACAACGCCCATCAGCGCGAACGGCAAAGCCGCGAGGAATCGCTGCTGTCGAAAGCGCCCGACGTGAAGCGGCTCGATCTGCCCAAGCTGCAAGGGGGCGACCCGCGCCCCTTCGAGGTGGTGGGCATTCCGTTGCCCGAGCCTGGCTACCACGTGGTCGAAGTCGAGTCTCAGCGCCTGGGTGAATCGCTGCTCGACAAGAAGGCGCCGATGTACGTGCGCACCGGGGTGCTGGTGACCAACCTCGGCGTGCACTTCAAGCTCGGCCGCGAGAACAGCCTCGTCTTCGTGACCACGCTCGACCGCGGCAGGCCGGTGCCCGAGGCCGAGGTCGCGGTCTACAGCTGCACCGGCGCACGGGTGTGGAGCGGCCGCACCGACGCCGAGGGCCTGGCGCGCATCGGGCAGCCGATCGTGCAGCACAACACCGGCTGCGACACCGATGGCTCCGGCGACTTCTTCGTCACCGCCCGCAAGCCCAACGCCAAAGGCGCGACCGACCTCGCGTTTGTCTTCAGCAGCTGGCAAAAGGGCGTGGAGCCGTGGCGCTTCAACCACCCGACCAGCCTGGACCCGCAGCCCGACCAGCGGGCTCACACCGTGTTCGACCGCACGCTGTTGCGCGCCGGCGAGACGGTGTCGATGAAGCACTTCATGCGCCGCGAGACCTCGGCCGGCCTGGCCATGCTGCCGCCCGCCGAGCTGCCGACCCGCCTGAAGATCGTGCACCAGGGCAGCGGCCAGGAGTTCGTGCAGCCCTTGCGCTGGAACGGCGCCCGCAGCGCGAGCAGCAGCTGGAACATCCCTGCCGCCGCGAAGCTCGGCGTCTACGAGGTCGTGCTCGAACGCGAGAACGTGAAGGACGACACCACGCGCCGCGTGTGGACGAGCGGCAGCTTCCGCGTCGAAGAGTTCCGCCTGCCGCTGGTCGATGCCCGCGTGAGCGGGCCCAAGACGGTGGCGGTGGCGCCGAAGGAGCTGCCGATCGGCGTGCAGCTCAACTACTTCTCCGGCGGCGGCATGGGTCAGGCCCCGGCGCGGCTCACCGCCCTGCTGCGCCCGCGCAGCAGCGGCATGCCGGGCTACGACGAGTTCAGCTTCGAGCCGCCGCGCGAGACGAACCGCGACGACGAGGAACCGCGCCTCGAACAAGGCCGGCTCGTTGCCGACAAGCTGCCGCTGACGACCGACCGCAATGGCGCGGCCACCGTCACGCTGAAGGAGCTGCCGCCCATCACGCGCGCCAGTGAGCTGGTGACCGAGCTGACCTTCAATGACCCCAATGGCGAGGTGCAGACCGCCTCGACCCGCGTCGCGCTGTGGCCGAGCGCGGTGGTGCTGGGCCTGAAGACCGGCTCGTGGGCCAGCAACCGTGGGCGGGTGTTGTTCCAGGCGCTGGCGCTCGACACGTCGGGCAAGCCGATCAAGGGCCAGAAGGTCGAGGTGCGCGGCCGGCTTGCGCAGGTGATCAGCACCCGCAAGCGCATGGTGGGTGGCTTCTACGCCTACGACAACCGCACCGAGGTGAAAGACCTGGGCGTGCTGTGCAGCGGCAGCAGCGACGATCGCGGCCTCGTGCTGTGCGACGCCGCGCTCGACAGCGCCGGCCAGGTCGAACTGATCGCGCAGGCGAAAGACGGCAACGGGCACCTGGCCCAGGCCGCCAGCTCCGTGTGGGTCACCCGGCAAGGCGAGCTCTGGTTCGCGCAAGACAACGACGACCGCATCGACGTCCTGCCCGAGAAGAAGAGCTACCAGCCTGGCGAGACCGCCCGGCTGCAGGTGCGCATGCCCTTCCGCGAAGCGACGGCGCTCGTGAGCGTGGAGCGCGAAGGCGTGCTTTCGACGCAGGTCGTGACGCTGCGCGGCGATGACCCGACGGTGGAGCTGAAGATCGACAAGACCTGGGGCCCCAACGTCTACGTGAGCGTGCTCGCGCTGCGCGGGCGCATCCGAGAGGTGCCGTGGTACTCGTTCTTCACCTGGGGCTGGAAGGAGCCGATCAACTGGGTGCGGTCGTTCTGGTACGAAGGGCGCGAGTACCAGGCGCCCACCGCGATGGTCGACCTCTCCAAGCCGGCGTTCAAGCTCGGGGTGGCGGCGCTTGACGTGGGCATCGCGGCGCACAAGCTGCAGGTGACGGTCACGCCCGACAAGCCGCAGTACACCGTCCGTCAGAAGGCGATGGCCCGCGTGAAGGTGGTGAAGGACGGCAAGCCGCTCGCCGGCGCCGAGGTCGCCTTCGCCGCGGTCGACGAAGGCCTGCTGGCTTTGAAGCCCAACGACTCGTGGGACCTGCTGCACGCGCTGATCCAGCAGCGTGCCTGGGGCGTGGAGACGGCCACAGGCCAGAGCGAGATCATCGGCCGCCGCCACTACGGCCGCAAAGCCGTGGCCGCGGGTGGCGGCGGCGGCAAGAACCCGACGCGCGAGCTCTTCGACACCCTGCTGCTCTGGAAAGACCGTGTGGTGCTCGACGGCAACGGCGAGGCGGTGATCGAGGTGCCGATCAACGACTCGCTGACCAGTTTCTCGCTGGTGGCGATTGCCGATGCCGGCGTGCAGCAGTTCGGCACCGGCAGCGCCAGCATCCGCGTCACGCAGGACCTGCAGCTGCTGCCCGGCCTGCCGCCGCTGGTGCGCGAGGGTGACCAGTTCAGCGCGATCCTGACGCTGCGCAACACCACGTCGCGCGAGATGAAAGTGCGGGCCACGCTGCAGGGCACCGCCCGCGTCGGCGACGACATCGCCCGCACGCCGATCGCGCTGGCACCCCAGGAGGTGGTCATTCCCGCCGGCAGCGCCAAAGAGCTGAGCTGGGGGGTGGCGGTGCCGCCCGAGGCGCTGAGCATCGCGTGGGAGGCGACGGCCGACGGACTCGGCGGCGACAAGGCCCGCGACCGGGTCAGGGTCACGCAGCTCGTCAGCGCCGCGGTGCCGGTGCGTGTGCTGCAGGCGACGCTGCAGCAGCTCGATGGGCCGGTCTCGATGCCGGTGGCGGCACCGGCCGATGCGCTGCCGGAGAGCGGCGTCAAACGCGGCGGTCTCAACGTCGCGGTGCAGCCCCGGCTCACTGGCGCGCTGCCCGGCATCCGCCGCTACTTCGAGACCTACCCCTTCATCTGCCTGGAGCAGAAGGCCTCGAAGGCGATTGGCCTGAAAGACGCCAAGCTGTGGGCCACCGTCGCCAACACGCTGCCGACCTACCTCGACAGCGACGGCCTCGCGAGCTACTTCCCACCGCGCGCGGACGACGGTCCCCGCGGCAGCGACCGCCTCACCGCCTACCTGATCGCCGCCACGCACGAGGCGGGCTTCGAGCTACCCTCGTCGGCCCAGGCGCTGATGCTGGACGGGCTCACCGCGTTTGTCGAAGGCCGCATCGAGCGCAAGTTCTGGTCGCCCCGCGCCGACCTGGACGTGCGCAAGCTTGCCGCCCTCGAAGCGTTGTCGCGCCACGGGCGCGCGCAGCCGAAGATGCTGGGCTCGATCAACCTCACGCCCAACCTGTGGCCCACCGCCGCGGTGATCGACTGGCTCAACATCCTGCAGCGTGTGAAGGGCATCCCCGAGCAAGCCAAGCTGCTGGAAGAGGCGCAGCAGATCCTGCGTGGCCGCCTCACCTACGCGGGCACCACGCTGCGCTTCAGCAACGAGGAGGGTGACTTCTGGTGGTGGCTGATGGACAGCGCCGACGCCAACGCGGCGCGGCTCATCCTCGCGGTGCTCGACGAACCGGGCTGGAAGGACGACCTGCCGCGCATGGTGGTCGGCAGCCTTGGCCGCCAGCGCGGGGGCGCGTGGCTCACCACCACGGCCAACCTGTGGGGGTCGCTCGCGCTCGACAAGTTCGCCACGAAGTTCGAGTCGGTGAAGATCGCCGGCAGCACGATCGCCAGCGTGGAAGGCAGCAAGCCGGCGAGCATCGACTGGGCCCGCCAGCCCGAGGGCGGTGCGGCGCTGCTCGCCTGGCCCGAGAGGCCCGGCACGCTCCACGTCGCGCAGCAAGGCAGCGGCAAGCCCTGGCTCACGGTGCAAAGCCTTGCCGCCATCCCGCTGAAAGCGCCGCTGCGCGCCGGCTACAGCATCACCCGCAGCGTGAGCGCGGTCGAGCAGAAAGACAAATCGAAGTGGTCGCGCGGCGACGTGATGCGCGTGCGCCTGGAGGTCGACGCGCAGAGCGACATGACCTGGGTGGTGGTGAGCGACCCGGTGCCCGGTGGCGCCACGCTGCTGGGCTCGGGCCTCGGGCGTGACTCGACCATCGCCACCTCCGGCGAGAAACGAAGCGGCACCGCCTGGCCGGCCTTCGAGGAGCGCAGCTTCGAGGCCTTCCGCAGTTATTTCGACTACCTGCCCAAGGGCAAGCATGTGATCGAGTACACCGTGCGGCTCAACAACGGTGGCAAGTTCTCGCTGCCACCCTCGCGCGTGGAGGCGATGTACGCGCCCGAGAGCTTCGGCGAGCTGCCGAACGCGGCGCTGGAGGTGGCGCCGTGA
- the hemP gene encoding hemin uptake protein HemP has translation MSLTPPPIDRPLLPQAQPGEPRLPAEPRISSRQLLGDAKEVLIEHRGAVYRLRETSLGKLILTK, from the coding sequence GTGAGCCTCACGCCACCCCCGATCGACCGGCCCCTGCTGCCACAGGCCCAGCCTGGCGAGCCGCGGCTGCCAGCCGAGCCGCGCATCTCCAGCCGCCAGCTGCTGGGCGACGCGAAGGAGGTGCTGATCGAGCACCGCGGCGCCGTCTACCGCTTGCGCGAGACCTCACTCGGCAAGCTCATCCTTACCAAGTAA
- a CDS encoding phage holin family protein, whose translation MVKIIVRWLLLAAALLLVAHVYTGVTVTSFTAALIAALVLGLLNALLRPLLVLLTLPVTVITLGLFLFVINALMFYFAAELLSGLAVRSFGAALIGSLIYSLCGMVIDTAMERLFKS comes from the coding sequence ATGGTCAAGATCATTGTTCGCTGGCTGCTCCTCGCCGCAGCCTTGCTGCTGGTGGCCCATGTCTACACCGGCGTCACCGTCACGAGCTTCACGGCCGCCCTAATTGCCGCGCTGGTGCTGGGCCTGCTCAACGCGTTGCTGCGCCCGCTGCTGGTGCTGCTGACGCTGCCGGTGACGGTGATCACGCTCGGCCTCTTCCTCTTCGTGATCAACGCGCTGATGTTCTATTTCGCGGCCGAGCTCCTCTCGGGCTTGGCCGTGAGGAGCTTCGGTGCGGCGCTCATCGGATCGCTGATCTACAGCCTGTGCGGCATGGTGATCGACACGGCGATGGAGCGCCTGTTCAAGAGTTAG
- a CDS encoding biopolymer transporter ExbD, protein MAFASFDNRSAGAPMAEINMVPLIDVMLVLLVIFIVTAPLLTQAVKLELPKASSRPNVTPSEKVEFAIDAGGGLFWNGEPVERAEAARRFGVESQKQPQPEVHLKADQNVPYRVVAQTLADASKAGLTKVGFISEPETP, encoded by the coding sequence ATGGCCTTCGCAAGCTTCGACAACCGCAGCGCCGGCGCGCCCATGGCCGAGATCAACATGGTGCCGCTGATCGACGTGATGCTGGTGCTGCTCGTCATCTTCATCGTGACCGCGCCGCTGCTCACGCAGGCCGTCAAGCTCGAGCTGCCCAAGGCCAGCTCGCGGCCCAACGTGACGCCCTCAGAAAAAGTGGAGTTCGCCATCGACGCCGGCGGCGGCCTCTTCTGGAACGGCGAGCCGGTGGAGCGCGCCGAAGCCGCGCGCCGCTTCGGCGTCGAGAGCCAGAAGCAGCCGCAACCCGAGGTGCACCTCAAGGCCGACCAGAACGTGCCGTATCGCGTCGTCGCGCAGACCCTGGCCGACGCCTCCAAGGCCGGCCTCACCAAGGTCGGCTTCATCAGCGAGCCCGAGACGCCGTGA
- the pbpC gene encoding penicillin-binding protein 1C, which produces MRAAALLLACGLWAGAAHAVPSFGEVKAAHKPSDVTLVDRHGTPIQTVRVDKSVRRLPWVPLTDISPALLHAIVLSEDQRFYQHSGVDWSAVAQSAWANVWNTRTRGASTLTMQLAGLLDDDLARPTGGRSVAQKLGQAVTASRLEARWKKSEILEAYLNRVAFRGELVGVAALSQTLFGKHPSGLDAQEAALAAALLRSPNAEADIAARRACGVLQQQKIDCTGVVALAHSAFRKRGGMVLGEQLAPHFARQITLHPPVVRTTLDARLQRVAIATLRRHLAELSGRNVEDGAVLVLDNLSGEVLAWVGSSGGLSEAAEVDGVVARRQAGSTLKPFLYGLAFERRLITPASLLDDSPAQLATASGLYLPQNYDKSFKGWVSARTALGNSLNVPAVRLGAMLGPDAVLARLNALGFALPESAGFYGHALALGGADVTLLALTNAYRSLANGGAYAPIALQTPTPRPRQVADAAATYLVTDILADNAARALTFGLDSALVTPGFAAVKTGTSKDMRDNWCIGYTDRYTVGVWVGNASGEAMHHVSGVSGAAPIWQALVRHLHDGRVSKRPAVPKGVVQERVQLAGNAEPAREELFLAGTTQSRWQASHQMQARQRYGITSPRDGSLFAIDPDMPPRAQRIHFEGERGTWVLDGKRVGEGTRLSWAPWPGRHELQLLGRDGREIQRVRFEVRGAGVKTAQLSR; this is translated from the coding sequence GTGAGAGCCGCCGCGCTGCTGCTGGCCTGCGGCCTGTGGGCCGGGGCCGCGCACGCAGTGCCGAGCTTCGGCGAGGTGAAGGCGGCGCACAAGCCGTCGGACGTGACACTCGTCGACCGCCACGGCACCCCGATCCAGACGGTGCGCGTCGACAAGAGCGTGCGCCGCCTGCCGTGGGTGCCGCTCACCGACATCTCACCGGCGCTGCTGCACGCCATCGTGTTGAGCGAAGACCAGCGCTTCTACCAGCACAGCGGTGTGGACTGGAGTGCGGTGGCGCAGAGCGCCTGGGCGAACGTGTGGAACACCCGCACCCGCGGCGCCTCGACGCTGACGATGCAGCTCGCCGGCCTGCTCGACGACGACCTGGCCCGCCCGACAGGCGGGCGCAGCGTGGCGCAGAAGCTCGGCCAGGCCGTCACCGCCTCGCGGCTCGAAGCGCGCTGGAAGAAGAGCGAGATCCTGGAGGCGTATCTCAACCGTGTCGCCTTCCGCGGCGAGCTGGTCGGTGTGGCCGCCTTGTCGCAGACCTTGTTCGGCAAACACCCGAGCGGCCTCGACGCCCAGGAGGCCGCGCTCGCCGCCGCCTTGCTGCGCAGCCCGAATGCCGAGGCCGACATCGCCGCGCGCCGCGCCTGCGGTGTGCTGCAGCAGCAAAAGATCGACTGCACGGGGGTGGTGGCACTGGCGCACAGTGCGTTCCGCAAACGGGGAGGCATGGTGCTCGGCGAGCAGCTCGCGCCGCACTTTGCGCGCCAGATCACCTTGCACCCGCCCGTCGTGCGCACCACGCTCGACGCGCGGCTGCAGCGTGTCGCCATCGCCACGCTGCGACGGCACCTCGCCGAGCTGAGCGGGCGCAACGTCGAAGATGGCGCGGTGCTGGTGCTCGACAACCTGAGCGGCGAGGTGCTCGCCTGGGTGGGCAGCAGCGGCGGCCTGTCGGAGGCGGCCGAGGTCGACGGCGTGGTGGCACGGCGCCAGGCCGGCTCGACGCTCAAGCCCTTCCTCTACGGCCTCGCCTTCGAGCGCCGCCTGATCACGCCCGCGAGCCTGCTCGACGACTCGCCGGCGCAGCTGGCCACCGCCAGCGGGCTCTACCTGCCGCAGAACTACGACAAGAGCTTCAAGGGCTGGGTCAGCGCCCGCACCGCGCTCGGCAACAGCCTCAACGTGCCGGCGGTGCGCCTGGGGGCGATGCTCGGGCCCGATGCGGTGCTGGCCCGTCTCAACGCGCTGGGTTTCGCACTCCCCGAATCCGCCGGCTTCTACGGCCATGCGCTGGCGCTCGGCGGTGCCGACGTGACGCTGCTGGCCTTGACCAACGCCTACCGCAGCCTGGCGAACGGCGGTGCCTACGCACCGATCGCGCTGCAGACGCCGACCCCCAGGCCGCGCCAGGTTGCAGATGCCGCAGCCACCTACCTCGTCACCGACATCCTGGCCGACAACGCAGCCCGTGCCCTGACCTTCGGCCTCGACAGCGCCCTCGTCACCCCCGGCTTCGCCGCGGTGAAGACCGGCACCAGCAAGGACATGCGCGACAACTGGTGCATCGGCTACACCGACCGCTACACCGTGGGCGTGTGGGTGGGCAACGCGAGCGGCGAGGCCATGCACCATGTGAGCGGCGTGAGCGGCGCCGCGCCGATCTGGCAGGCGCTGGTGCGGCACCTGCACGACGGGCGTGTGTCGAAGCGGCCGGCGGTGCCCAAGGGTGTCGTGCAGGAGCGGGTGCAGCTCGCCGGCAATGCCGAGCCTGCGCGCGAGGAGCTCTTTCTTGCCGGCACGACGCAGTCGCGCTGGCAGGCGAGCCACCAGATGCAGGCACGGCAGCGCTACGGCATCACGAGCCCGCGCGACGGCAGCCTCTTCGCGATCGACCCCGACATGCCGCCACGCGCACAGCGCATCCACTTCGAAGGCGAACGCGGCACCTGGGTGCTCGACGGCAAGCGCGTGGGCGAAGGCACGCGCTTGAGCTGGGCGCCGTGGCCGGGCCGCCACGAGCTGCAGCTCCTCGGCCGCGACGGCCGTGAAATCCAGCGCGTGCGCTTCGAGGTGCGCGGTGCGGGCGTGAAGACGGCGCAGCTCTCGCGTTAG